A genomic segment from Oxobacter pfennigii encodes:
- a CDS encoding L-aspartate oxidase, whose translation MDVYVDVLIVGTGAAGMYTALNLRYDLNVLLITKSSLSECNSSLAQGGISVAKDENDINLFIEDTLRAGKYENDTAAVNVLVKESRENVGRLIKYGMEFDRDGGNLQYTREGAHSINRIVHCKDQTGSKVMEALLKEVRKRTNITIFENTHLVDILRYGNYCCGGVALKDGKVLYIHSRVTVFASGGIGGIFRNSTNYRSMTGDGIAIALKNNIKVKDLNYIQIHPTAFYEEKSSEKKFLISEAVRGEGGRLINKNNERFVDELLPRDIVSERIFEEEARTNMPYVGLDISFKADDYIVGRFPGIYHECLNRGVDITHDVIPVTPAQHYFMGGIEVNLYAQSSMENLFACGEVSCTGVHGANRLASNSLLEALVFSRRASQVINSTIDSISLLNVKCSYTVEKLRNEQNRNRSILIEQLKKIIGGMKSELVSN comes from the coding sequence ATGGATGTTTACGTCGATGTGTTAATTGTGGGCACGGGAGCTGCAGGCATGTATACCGCATTGAACTTGAGATATGACTTGAATGTTTTACTTATTACAAAATCAAGTCTTTCAGAATGCAACAGCAGTCTTGCCCAGGGAGGTATTTCCGTCGCCAAGGATGAAAATGATATAAATCTATTTATAGAAGACACATTAAGGGCCGGAAAATACGAAAATGATACGGCTGCGGTAAATGTCCTTGTAAAAGAATCAAGGGAAAATGTTGGCCGCCTTATAAAATACGGTATGGAGTTTGACAGAGATGGCGGAAACCTTCAATACACCAGAGAGGGTGCCCACAGTATAAACAGGATAGTGCATTGTAAGGACCAGACCGGCAGTAAAGTCATGGAAGCCCTCTTAAAGGAAGTGAGAAAAAGGACCAATATAACCATTTTTGAAAATACTCATCTTGTGGATATACTTCGGTACGGAAATTACTGCTGCGGGGGAGTGGCGTTAAAGGACGGAAAAGTATTATATATACATTCCAGAGTTACAGTTTTTGCTTCGGGAGGAATAGGCGGCATATTCAGAAATTCAACTAATTACAGGAGCATGACCGGTGACGGGATAGCCATAGCATTAAAAAACAATATAAAAGTCAAAGACCTTAATTATATTCAAATTCATCCTACTGCCTTCTATGAAGAAAAATCTTCAGAAAAAAAGTTTCTTATATCCGAAGCCGTAAGGGGTGAGGGCGGCAGGCTTATAAACAAAAACAATGAAAGGTTTGTCGATGAACTTTTACCCAGAGATATTGTGTCTGAAAGGATATTTGAGGAAGAAGCCAGGACAAACATGCCTTATGTAGGGCTTGATATATCCTTTAAAGCCGATGACTATATTGTAGGAAGATTTCCCGGAATATACCATGAATGCTTAAATAGGGGCGTCGATATAACCCATGATGTAATACCGGTCACCCCTGCACAGCACTATTTCATGGGGGGCATTGAAGTCAACCTGTACGCTCAGTCGTCTATGGAAAATTTATTTGCCTGCGGCGAGGTAAGCTGCACCGGCGTCCATGGCGCAAACAGGCTGGCCAGCAATTCCCTGCTTGAAGCACTGGTCTTTTCAAGGAGAGCCTCACAGGTAATTAACAGTACAATAGATTCTATAAGCTTATTGAATGTAAAATGCTCTTACACTGTTGAGAAACTTCGTAATGAACAGAACAGGAACCGGTCGATTTTAATAGAGCAGTTAAAGAAGATTATCGGGGGGATGAAAAGTGAACTGGTCAGTAATTGA
- the nadC gene encoding carboxylating nicotinate-nucleotide diphosphorylase — MNWSVIDDVIKNALLEDIPVEDITTVNTINKDSISTVDLISKEDGIIAGLEVFGHVFVLLGNVCSEFYVNDGTQVVKGQLIGRIKGNTRNILSGERTALNFLQRMSGIATLTRRYVQELEGTGARLLDTRKTTPNLRLLEKYAVKVGGGYNHRYSLSDGIMLKDNHISAAGGIKNAVDSVRDNSSFVRKIEVETETIEQVYEALEAKADIIMLDNMNIETMKKAVKIINKKALTEASGNITLENIKKVAATGVDYISVGAITHSYKILDLSIKNLLNI; from the coding sequence GTGAACTGGTCAGTAATTGATGATGTAATAAAAAATGCTCTTTTGGAGGATATCCCTGTAGAGGATATTACGACAGTTAACACAATAAATAAGGACAGCATATCCACTGTCGATCTCATTTCAAAAGAAGATGGAATTATCGCGGGACTCGAAGTATTTGGACACGTGTTTGTTTTGCTGGGGAATGTTTGCTCAGAGTTTTATGTAAATGATGGCACCCAGGTAGTCAAAGGGCAGCTTATTGGCAGGATAAAAGGTAACACCAGAAACATCTTGAGCGGCGAAAGGACGGCACTTAATTTTCTCCAGAGAATGAGCGGTATTGCAACGCTTACAAGAAGGTATGTACAAGAGCTGGAGGGTACCGGAGCCCGGCTTTTAGATACCCGGAAAACCACTCCTAATTTAAGGCTGCTGGAAAAATACGCTGTGAAGGTTGGCGGCGGATACAATCATAGATACAGCCTGTCTGACGGCATTATGTTAAAGGACAATCACATAAGCGCTGCAGGAGGTATAAAAAATGCGGTGGATTCCGTAAGAGACAATTCATCATTTGTAAGAAAAATTGAAGTAGAGACAGAAACCATAGAACAAGTTTACGAAGCATTGGAAGCAAAGGCTGATATTATCATGCTTGATAATATGAATATAGAAACCATGAAGAAAGCCGTAAAAATAATAAATAAAAAAGCCCTTACAGAAGCATCCGGAAATATAACCCTTGAAAATATAAAAAAAGTGGCGGCAACCGGAGTGGATTATATATCTGTCGGTGCAATAACCCATTCATATAAAATACTGGATTTGAGCATAAAGAACCTTCTCAATATCTGA